One Streptomyces mobaraensis NBRC 13819 = DSM 40847 DNA segment encodes these proteins:
- a CDS encoding enolase C-terminal domain-like protein, whose amino-acid sequence MGGDGKPGGRIEGLDVAAFTVPADSPEADGTLAWDATTVVVVEAHCDGVTGTGWTYAPAEAGAAVTGLLADLVVGRGALDVAGANEAMVRAVRNAGRQGLLGCAVSAVDIALWDLKARLLGLPLVRLIGAVVEDVPVYGSGGFTTYHDTHLAMQLDGWVRGHGIGRVKIKIGESWGREVHRDLERVRHARETIGPEAALYVDANGAYGRKQAVRVGAALAELGVAWFEEPVSSDDLEGLAVVRDQCRCDVAAGEYGYDPAYFGRLARVVDCLQADATRCGGLTGWLRAAAVAQAHGLEISGHCAPHAHAHVAACVPNLRHLEWFHDHVRIESTLFSGALDPTGGTIRPAADGAPGHGMAFRRAEASPYRVL is encoded by the coding sequence ATGGGCGGTGACGGCAAGCCCGGCGGACGGATCGAGGGGCTGGACGTCGCGGCGTTCACGGTTCCGGCCGACTCCCCCGAGGCCGACGGGACCCTCGCCTGGGACGCCACCACGGTCGTGGTCGTCGAGGCGCACTGCGACGGGGTGACCGGCACCGGCTGGACATACGCCCCCGCGGAGGCGGGCGCGGCCGTCACCGGGCTGCTGGCCGACCTCGTCGTGGGGCGCGGCGCCCTGGACGTCGCCGGGGCCAACGAGGCGATGGTCCGGGCCGTGCGCAACGCGGGCCGGCAAGGGCTGCTGGGGTGCGCGGTGTCGGCGGTGGACATCGCGCTGTGGGACCTCAAGGCCCGGCTGCTGGGCCTGCCGCTGGTCCGGCTGATCGGCGCGGTCGTGGAGGACGTGCCGGTGTACGGGTCGGGCGGCTTCACCACGTACCACGACACGCATCTGGCGATGCAGCTCGACGGCTGGGTGCGGGGGCACGGGATCGGCCGCGTCAAGATCAAGATCGGTGAGTCGTGGGGCCGGGAGGTGCACCGCGACCTCGAACGGGTGCGGCACGCGCGGGAGACCATCGGCCCGGAGGCCGCCCTGTACGTGGACGCCAACGGCGCCTACGGCCGCAAGCAGGCGGTCCGCGTCGGCGCGGCGCTGGCCGAGCTGGGCGTGGCCTGGTTCGAGGAGCCGGTGTCCTCCGACGACCTGGAGGGGCTGGCGGTCGTCCGCGACCAGTGCCGCTGCGACGTCGCCGCGGGCGAGTACGGGTACGACCCGGCCTACTTCGGCCGGCTGGCCCGGGTGGTCGACTGCCTCCAGGCGGACGCCACCCGCTGCGGCGGGCTGACCGGCTGGCTGCGGGCGGCGGCGGTCGCCCAGGCGCACGGCCTGGAGATCTCCGGGCACTGCGCGCCCCACGCGCACGCCCATGTGGCGGCGTGTGTGCCGAACCTGCGGCACCTTGAGTGGTTCCACGACCATGTGCGGATCGAGTCGACGCTGTTCTCGGGTGCCCTCGACCCGACCGGCGGAACGATTCGGCCCGCGGCCGACGGCGCCCCCGGGCACGGGATGGCCTTCCGCCGGGCGGAGGCGAGCCCTTACCGCGTCCTGTGA
- a CDS encoding diguanylate cyclase, whose product MYGLLPSWFIPGVADWVMHRRTRIEDTSGTKESLIHSLMMTEVGIPVALTLLFEVNPLLLSVQLGATACHEATALWDVRTAVDSERDVKPVEQHIHSFLESLPFAALASLMCLHPDQVRSLLRGGAGDPTAWKFVPRRRPLPGKYLAGIALAVGTFVALPYGEELVRCVRRGMKRRGLRRAEAKAERYDRALAG is encoded by the coding sequence ATGTACGGGCTGCTGCCCTCCTGGTTCATCCCGGGTGTGGCCGACTGGGTGATGCACCGGCGCACCCGGATCGAGGACACCTCGGGCACCAAGGAGTCGCTGATCCACTCGCTGATGATGACCGAGGTCGGCATCCCGGTCGCCCTCACCCTCCTCTTCGAGGTCAACCCGCTGCTGCTGTCGGTGCAGCTCGGGGCGACGGCCTGCCACGAGGCGACGGCGCTGTGGGACGTCCGGACGGCCGTGGACAGCGAACGGGACGTCAAACCCGTGGAGCAGCACATCCACAGCTTCCTGGAGTCGCTGCCGTTCGCCGCGCTGGCGTCGCTGATGTGCCTCCACCCCGACCAGGTGCGGTCCCTGCTGCGCGGCGGCGCGGGCGACCCGACGGCCTGGAAGTTCGTCCCGCGCCGCCGGCCGCTGCCGGGCAAGTACCTGGCCGGGATCGCGCTGGCGGTGGGCACGTTCGTGGCCCTGCCCTACGGCGAGGAGCTGGTGCGGTGCGTCCGCCGGGGGATGAAGCGGCGCGGGCTGCGGCGGGCGGAGGCGAAGGCCGAGCGCTACGACCGGGCGCTCGCGGGCTGA